Proteins encoded within one genomic window of Amycolatopsis sp. 2-15:
- a CDS encoding glutamate ABC transporter substrate-binding protein, with product MRIRTLAVGLLAGGLLLTACGKEGTPAAPGGDASGANTAALPTYTVAQNVDLAGSPVFTKIKGAGTVTVGVKDDQPGLGQKDPTTGKFEGFDIEIARMVAAGLGIAPDKIKFTTVDSAAREQAIANGQVDYYVGTYTITDKRKAQVSFAGPYFQAGQDLLVRKDDTSITGPETLKGKKVCSVTGSTPIQRVRDQGLTEPSNIVEFQKYSQCVDKLLTKEVDALTTDDAILKGYAAQDKDNLKVVGKPFSQEPYGIGLNKDDKVLRTKIDDLLQASLDDGTWQKIYDATLGQSGATATKPTIQRY from the coding sequence ATGAGGATCCGCACCCTCGCGGTAGGGCTGCTCGCCGGCGGCCTGCTGCTGACCGCTTGCGGCAAGGAAGGCACGCCCGCGGCCCCTGGTGGCGACGCCAGTGGCGCGAACACCGCCGCCCTGCCGACCTACACCGTGGCACAGAACGTCGACCTGGCCGGCTCGCCGGTCTTCACGAAGATCAAGGGCGCCGGCACCGTCACCGTCGGTGTGAAGGACGACCAGCCGGGTCTCGGCCAGAAGGACCCGACGACGGGCAAGTTCGAGGGCTTCGACATCGAGATCGCCCGGATGGTGGCCGCCGGTCTCGGCATCGCCCCGGACAAGATCAAGTTCACCACGGTCGACTCGGCCGCGCGTGAGCAGGCCATCGCCAACGGCCAGGTCGACTACTACGTCGGCACCTACACGATCACCGACAAGCGCAAGGCCCAGGTCTCGTTCGCCGGCCCGTACTTCCAGGCCGGCCAGGACCTGCTGGTGCGCAAGGACGACACGTCGATCACCGGCCCGGAAACGTTGAAGGGCAAGAAGGTCTGCTCGGTGACGGGGTCGACCCCGATCCAGCGCGTGCGTGACCAGGGCCTGACCGAGCCGAGCAACATCGTCGAGTTCCAGAAGTACTCGCAGTGCGTGGACAAGCTGCTGACCAAGGAGGTCGACGCCCTCACCACGGACGACGCGATCCTCAAGGGCTACGCGGCGCAGGACAAGGACAACCTGAAGGTCGTCGGCAAGCCGTTCTCGCAGGAGCCCTACGGCATCGGCCTGAACAAGGACGACAAGGTGCTGCGCACGAAGATCGACGACCTGCTGCAGGCCAGCCTCGACGACGGCACCTGGCAGAAGATCTACGACGCCACCCTCGGCCAGTCCGGTGCGACCGCGACCAAGCCGACCATCCAGCGCTACTGA
- a CDS encoding class I SAM-dependent methyltransferase, translating into MPELPERHELVHRSPVGIAETSTVMAAAGPLAGRWVLVVGCGTGFHPRLFRTAGASRVVGVDADRSLIAYAQRQEERDPLGISYEVHSPLKLPVIGDFDVVTALGVAGPLDVLVAGLAANVRPGGLLVFTHLTPAALAGAGPGFAVTPDFEEAGGTRVSVRVGADPPVSFESFVRAPATVEAALAAAGLRSIEQQPVTVPADDESWRPLVANPPFAVLTARRP; encoded by the coding sequence GTGCCGGAACTCCCCGAACGCCACGAACTGGTCCACCGCAGCCCCGTCGGTATCGCCGAGACCTCGACCGTGATGGCGGCCGCCGGTCCCCTCGCGGGACGCTGGGTGCTGGTTGTCGGCTGTGGCACGGGCTTTCACCCTCGGCTGTTCCGCACGGCCGGCGCGTCCCGGGTGGTCGGGGTCGACGCGGACCGCTCGCTGATCGCGTACGCCCAGCGGCAGGAGGAACGCGACCCGCTGGGGATTTCCTACGAGGTGCACTCGCCGCTGAAGTTGCCGGTGATCGGCGACTTCGACGTGGTCACGGCCCTCGGTGTCGCGGGGCCGCTCGACGTGCTGGTCGCGGGGCTGGCGGCGAACGTCCGGCCGGGTGGGCTGCTCGTCTTCACGCACCTGACGCCGGCCGCGCTCGCCGGCGCCGGGCCGGGTTTCGCCGTGACGCCGGACTTCGAGGAAGCTGGTGGCACGCGGGTGTCGGTCCGCGTGGGGGCCGATCCGCCGGTGTCGTTCGAGTCGTTCGTCCGAGCGCCGGCGACGGTCGAGGCGGCCCTCGCTGCCGCGGGTTTGCGCTCGATCGAACAGCAGCCCGTGACGGTGCCGGCTGACGACGAGTCCTGGCGGCCTCTCGTCGCGAACCCGCCGTTCGCGGTGCTGACCGCGCGGCGGCCCTGA
- a CDS encoding amino acid ABC transporter ATP-binding protein, protein MIKATAVNKFFGDLHVLKEINLEVPRGQVVVVLGPSGSGKSTLCRAINRLEPINAGEIAVDGLALPAEGKALAALRADVGMVFQSFNLFAHKTILENVMLAPVKVRKMSSADARKTAMELLERVGIANQADKYPAQLSGGQQQRVAIARALAMRPKVMLFDEPTSALDPEMVQEVLDVMTGLAKDGMTMLVVTHEMGFARRAADRVIFMDDGEIVEDTKPDDFFTQPKSDRAKDFLGKILTH, encoded by the coding sequence ATGATCAAGGCGACCGCCGTGAACAAGTTCTTCGGCGACCTGCACGTGCTGAAGGAGATCAACCTCGAGGTGCCTCGCGGCCAAGTGGTGGTCGTGCTCGGGCCGTCCGGGTCGGGCAAGTCGACGCTGTGCCGCGCCATCAACCGGCTGGAACCGATCAACGCCGGAGAGATCGCCGTCGACGGTCTGGCCCTGCCGGCCGAGGGCAAGGCGCTCGCGGCACTGCGCGCGGACGTCGGCATGGTCTTCCAGTCGTTCAACCTGTTCGCGCACAAAACGATCCTCGAGAACGTGATGCTCGCGCCGGTGAAGGTCCGCAAGATGTCCTCGGCCGACGCGCGCAAGACCGCCATGGAACTGCTGGAGCGGGTCGGCATCGCGAACCAGGCGGACAAGTACCCGGCCCAGCTCTCGGGCGGCCAGCAGCAGCGCGTGGCCATCGCCCGGGCGCTCGCGATGCGCCCCAAGGTGATGCTGTTCGACGAGCCGACCTCGGCACTGGACCCGGAGATGGTCCAGGAGGTGCTCGACGTGATGACCGGCCTGGCCAAGGACGGCATGACCATGCTCGTGGTCACCCACGAAATGGGGTTCGCCCGCCGGGCAGCCGATCGGGTGATCTTCATGGACGACGGCGAGATCGTCGAGGACACCAAGCCGGACGACTTCTTCACCCAGCCGAAGAGCGACCGGGCGAAGGACTTCCTCGGCAAGATCCTCACCCACTGA
- a CDS encoding amino acid ABC transporter permease, whose translation MTNVLFDVPGPKSRVRHRIYAVIGILVVVALIAFVVYSFAQSGQFTSQKWAWLEYSQVQSDLVNAIVATLEAFALGAVFALIFGAVFAAGRLSEHKWVRRISTFIVEFFRAIPLLILMFLFYFGLPTLGVDTSPLFAVVLGLTLYNGSVLAEVFRAGINSLPKGQSEAAYALGMRKTQVMFTVLLPQAIRAMLPTIISQLVVLLKDTALGFLVTYPELLYYARYIGSQGVFGRPIVPSTLVAAGIYIVLCLLLTALATWVEKRNRRSKKHIETTDNKAEQAMLGNAAGGGFVGGA comes from the coding sequence ATGACCAACGTCCTGTTCGACGTCCCCGGCCCGAAGTCGCGGGTGCGCCACCGGATCTACGCCGTGATCGGCATCCTCGTGGTCGTCGCGCTGATCGCTTTCGTGGTCTACAGCTTCGCCCAAAGCGGCCAGTTCACGTCCCAGAAGTGGGCGTGGCTGGAGTACTCGCAGGTGCAGTCGGACCTCGTCAACGCCATCGTGGCCACGCTCGAAGCGTTCGCGCTCGGCGCGGTGTTCGCCCTGATCTTCGGCGCGGTTTTCGCCGCCGGACGGCTGTCCGAGCACAAGTGGGTTCGCCGGATCTCCACGTTCATCGTGGAGTTCTTCCGCGCGATCCCGCTGCTGATCCTGATGTTCCTCTTCTACTTCGGCCTGCCGACACTCGGTGTCGACACCTCGCCGTTGTTCGCCGTGGTGCTGGGCTTGACGCTGTACAACGGTTCCGTGCTCGCGGAGGTGTTCCGCGCCGGTATCAACTCGCTGCCGAAGGGCCAGTCGGAAGCGGCGTACGCGCTGGGCATGCGCAAGACGCAGGTCATGTTCACGGTGCTGCTGCCTCAGGCGATCCGGGCGATGCTGCCGACGATCATCAGCCAGCTCGTGGTGCTGCTCAAGGACACCGCGCTCGGGTTCCTGGTCACGTATCCCGAACTGCTCTACTACGCGCGTTACATCGGTTCGCAGGGCGTGTTCGGGCGGCCGATCGTGCCGTCGACCCTCGTGGCGGCCGGCATCTACATCGTGCTGTGCCTGCTGCTCACCGCCCTCGCGACGTGGGTGGAGAAGCGCAACCGGCGAAGCAAGAAGCACATCGAAACCACGGACAACAAGGCGGAGCAGGCCATGCTCGGCAACGCCGCGGGCGGTGGTTTCGTCGGCGGCGCCTGA
- a CDS encoding sensor histidine kinase has product MRVRLQGIVVTLVALLVFGLGIPLALTMAGSLQQNLFLDRLTDTARFASLAQRPLIDNRPALLEPELRRYTEVYGVKVVVVNQDSVPVLSSLGGTDAARIDRTAIAAPVNEALAGRHPEPGPLLMPWSTAPLVLAEPILIDGEVRGVVVTESSTDHVRTRLLWQWLVLAAGAVVAFGLALLVAIPVVRWTLRPVRRLDEATGALVAAVVSGREAEPVGESGGPPELRKLGRSFDRMAASVSEALAAQRAFVADASHQLRNPLTALKLRLGNLEGHVDDDAAAADLDAARVDAGRLNQILDELLSMARAESAGGELVAEDLGAVVADRVADWSVVGAARDVALETDAAVNGARVLLPPRGLEVILDALIDNALKFTGQGTSVHVSAVNGGDRVTLAVRDHGPGLREDELERAVDRFWRSSAHQNVPGSGLGLAIVREIVRHSGGDLRLSLPDGGGLRIELDLRVAP; this is encoded by the coding sequence GTGCGCGTCCGCCTCCAGGGGATCGTGGTCACGCTCGTCGCGCTGCTGGTGTTCGGCCTCGGCATCCCCCTGGCGCTGACGATGGCGGGCAGCCTGCAGCAGAACCTGTTCCTCGACCGCCTCACCGACACCGCGCGGTTCGCCTCGCTCGCGCAGCGGCCGCTGATCGACAACCGGCCCGCGCTGCTGGAGCCGGAGCTGCGCCGCTACACCGAGGTCTACGGCGTGAAGGTCGTCGTGGTGAACCAGGACAGTGTGCCGGTGCTCAGCTCACTGGGCGGCACCGACGCGGCGCGAATCGACCGCACGGCCATCGCGGCGCCCGTGAACGAGGCGCTAGCCGGCCGCCACCCGGAGCCCGGCCCGCTGCTGATGCCGTGGTCGACGGCGCCGCTGGTGCTGGCCGAGCCGATCCTCATCGACGGTGAGGTGCGCGGCGTCGTCGTCACGGAGTCCTCGACCGACCACGTGCGCACGCGGCTGCTGTGGCAGTGGCTCGTGCTCGCGGCGGGTGCGGTCGTCGCGTTCGGGCTCGCGCTGCTGGTCGCGATCCCGGTGGTGCGCTGGACCCTGCGGCCCGTGCGCCGGCTCGACGAAGCGACGGGCGCGCTGGTGGCGGCCGTGGTGAGCGGGCGCGAGGCGGAGCCGGTGGGGGAGAGCGGCGGGCCGCCTGAGCTGCGGAAACTCGGCCGTTCCTTCGACCGGATGGCGGCGAGCGTGTCGGAGGCGCTGGCCGCGCAACGGGCGTTCGTCGCCGACGCGTCGCACCAGCTGCGCAACCCGCTGACCGCGTTGAAGCTGCGGCTGGGCAACCTCGAAGGCCACGTGGACGACGACGCCGCGGCCGCCGACCTCGACGCCGCCCGCGTGGACGCCGGCCGGCTCAACCAGATCCTCGACGAGCTGCTGTCGATGGCCCGCGCGGAGTCGGCGGGCGGTGAGCTCGTGGCGGAGGATCTCGGCGCCGTGGTAGCCGACCGCGTCGCCGACTGGAGCGTGGTGGGTGCGGCGCGTGACGTCGCGCTGGAAACCGACGCGGCCGTCAACGGCGCGCGCGTGCTGCTGCCGCCGCGCGGGCTCGAGGTCATCCTGGACGCGCTGATCGACAACGCGCTCAAGTTCACCGGCCAGGGCACTTCGGTGCACGTGTCGGCCGTGAACGGCGGTGATCGGGTGACCCTGGCGGTGCGCGACCACGGGCCCGGCCTGCGCGAGGACGAGCTCGAACGCGCCGTGGACCGCTTCTGGCGCAGCAGCGCGCACCAGAATGTGCCCGGCTCGGGCCTGGGGCTCGCGATCGTGCGCGAGATCGTCCGCCACTCCGGCGGCGACCTGCGCCTGTCGCTGCCGGACGGCGGCGGCCTGCGGATCGAGCTGGACCTGCGGGTCGCGCCCTAG
- a CDS encoding amino acid ABC transporter permease — MDVLLDNLDLFGPFFLRTIELFLIAAVGSLVFGTILAMLRVSPVPVFRAVGTVYVTVVRNTPLTLVFAFFVFAYPLLEIVKIDYFTAAVVSLTVYTSAFICEVVRSGINTVPVGQAEAGRALGLTFGQILGEVVLPQALRSVVPPLISTLIALLKNSTIAGGFSVAEAGAIRQYISERGDNQLVALLWVALGFIILVAVLSFVQRSLEKRWSVAR, encoded by the coding sequence ATGGACGTCCTGCTCGACAATCTGGACCTCTTCGGTCCGTTCTTCCTTCGCACGATCGAACTGTTCCTCATCGCCGCCGTCGGCAGCCTCGTGTTCGGCACGATCCTGGCGATGCTGCGCGTGAGCCCGGTCCCGGTGTTCCGCGCGGTCGGCACGGTCTACGTGACCGTCGTCCGCAACACGCCGCTGACCCTGGTGTTCGCGTTTTTCGTGTTCGCCTACCCGTTGCTGGAAATCGTCAAAATCGACTACTTCACGGCCGCCGTGGTGTCGCTGACGGTGTACACGTCGGCGTTCATCTGCGAGGTCGTCCGCTCGGGCATCAACACGGTGCCGGTCGGCCAGGCCGAGGCGGGCCGCGCGCTCGGCCTCACCTTCGGCCAGATCCTCGGCGAGGTGGTGCTGCCGCAGGCACTGCGTTCGGTCGTCCCGCCACTGATCAGCACCCTCATCGCGCTGCTGAAGAACAGCACGATCGCCGGTGGGTTCTCCGTCGCCGAGGCGGGTGCGATCCGCCAGTACATCTCCGAGCGCGGCGACAACCAGCTGGTCGCCCTCCTGTGGGTGGCGCTCGGGTTCATCATCCTGGTCGCCGTGCTGTCGTTCGTGCAGCGCAGCCTGGAGAAGCGCTGGAGCGTGGCCCGATGA
- a CDS encoding DUF4037 domain-containing protein, protein MDTWFTARLGFLHGESVSRADWLTTPTQTLAELTGGAVFHDGLGRLDALRAALAWDPDDVWREVLAGQWRRIAQEEAFVGRCGEVGDELESAVVAARPLRQNTIDSG, encoded by the coding sequence GTGGACACGTGGTTCACCGCCCGGCTCGGCTTCCTGCACGGGGAAAGCGTGTCCCGGGCCGACTGGCTCACCACCCCGACTCAGACCCTCGCCGAGCTCACCGGCGGCGCGGTGTTCCACGACGGCCTCGGTCGCCTCGACGCGCTCCGGGCCGCTCTCGCTTGGGACCCCGACGACGTGTGGCGCGAGGTCCTCGCCGGGCAGTGGCGCCGCATCGCGCAGGAGGAGGCGTTTGTCGGCCGCTGCGGCGAGGTCGGCGACGAACTCGAGTCCGCGGTCGTCGCCGCGCGGCCGTTGCGGCAAAACACAATCGACTCGGGCTGA
- a CDS encoding response regulator transcription factor, which translates to MRVLLVEDDDRVAGALVPALTRRGLEMQRLASGAGVLDRVHDVDVVLLDLGLPDVDGVVLCRRIRAVSDVAVIVVSARGEVDDRVQGLRAGADDYLVKPYDVEELLARVEAVRRRRGERTDGPAPVIEVGDVTIDLARHEVLVDGQSIALSRKEFQVLALVAGARGSVCSREHVLTEVWGHRGAAESRSLDVHVATLRTKLGRPALIETVRGVGYRLGGGRG; encoded by the coding sequence GTGCGGGTGCTGCTGGTGGAGGACGACGACCGGGTCGCGGGCGCCCTCGTGCCCGCGCTGACGCGGCGCGGCCTGGAGATGCAACGGCTGGCCTCGGGTGCCGGCGTGCTGGACCGCGTGCACGACGTGGACGTGGTGCTGCTCGACCTCGGGCTGCCCGACGTCGACGGCGTGGTGCTGTGCCGCCGCATCCGCGCGGTCAGCGACGTCGCCGTGATCGTGGTGTCGGCGCGCGGCGAGGTCGACGACCGGGTGCAGGGGCTGCGCGCCGGTGCCGACGACTACCTCGTGAAGCCCTACGACGTGGAGGAGCTGCTCGCGCGCGTCGAAGCCGTGCGACGCCGTCGTGGCGAGCGCACGGACGGGCCCGCGCCGGTGATCGAGGTCGGCGACGTGACCATCGACCTCGCGCGCCACGAGGTGCTCGTGGACGGACAGTCGATTGCCTTGTCCCGCAAGGAGTTCCAGGTCCTCGCGCTCGTCGCGGGCGCGCGCGGGTCGGTGTGCTCGCGTGAGCACGTACTCACGGAGGTGTGGGGGCATCGGGGCGCGGCGGAGAGCCGTTCGCTCGACGTCCACGTGGCCACGCTGCGCACGAAACTGGGACGCCCGGCGCTGATCGAGACCGTCCGCGGCGTCGGGTACCGCCTCGGCGGCGGGCGGGGCTGA